Proteins co-encoded in one Candidatus Stoquefichus sp. SB1 genomic window:
- a CDS encoding BglG family transcription antiterminator has product MLSGRMLKILEYLDKHQNTSYKEIAEDLKIKERYVRYDIDKINDYLYLCHFPLIEKQSKGKILFPNIDISLLKNEEHFFYSANERLSLILLILLYDASHLKLNKLSEDLQVSRSTIKKDMSDLEKELYKKQLTIEYTDHFELHSDSKSIMSLRVYELSKYISLLRDKNMPKNSFQDYVYHLIISYFDNVPLKELFQWIDKILEDNNEMNDEGYQFFAANIILLAYYILGNKALPPTIGFDAPRTFEKYNEEILAFEDIIQQEITHYYRGTLIRLLEYLDSKDGLYDYLNPTKIETIMNDLVNRMSELLNVDFSQDGILLESLAHHLPPLLKRIHTKRYMYHDLKVVIPEQDLYIYETLKRALKDIDILKDLKNQDEKVYLAVHFIVSMNRLKESSYKHIIIVCNYGYGTSAMLKETLTSEFQVKVIDILPHYKLSSFGEFEDVDYIVSTLSLKNTFGKVNIVVNPLLTSQDYAKLEEAGLMRKKVNVNYHALANKLYFLEKSERQKVLHIIQNELGYTETKLVKPIYKVSDLLRMECIQVINQKMDWRKSIYDSAELLENQGIVTPEYGEKIVTEIERIGFYCVTDGLFALFHGRNDDYVYRSGMSLIVNKQDMIFDDKIVKVVFCLASKDKKDQIPAMILLMRMIKNTDFLLRIESAVTSSEVLTILKECERKVL; this is encoded by the coding sequence ATGCTAAGTGGAAGAATGTTAAAAATATTAGAATATCTTGATAAACATCAGAATACTTCATATAAGGAAATAGCAGAAGATTTAAAAATAAAAGAACGCTATGTAAGATATGATATTGATAAAATTAATGACTATCTGTATTTATGTCATTTTCCTTTGATTGAGAAACAATCAAAAGGAAAGATATTATTTCCAAATATAGATATATCTTTATTAAAGAATGAAGAACATTTCTTTTATTCAGCAAATGAAAGGTTATCTTTAATATTGCTTATTTTATTATATGATGCATCACATTTAAAACTTAATAAATTAAGTGAAGATCTTCAAGTTTCACGTTCAACAATCAAAAAAGATATGAGTGATCTTGAAAAAGAATTATATAAAAAGCAATTAACAATTGAATATACTGATCATTTTGAATTGCATAGTGATTCAAAAAGTATTATGAGTTTAAGAGTTTATGAGCTCTCTAAATACATTTCTTTATTAAGAGATAAAAATATGCCTAAAAATTCATTCCAGGATTATGTATATCACCTTATTATCAGTTATTTTGATAATGTTCCATTGAAAGAACTATTTCAATGGATTGATAAAATCTTAGAAGATAATAATGAAATGAATGATGAAGGTTATCAATTTTTTGCAGCGAATATTATTCTTTTAGCCTATTATATTTTAGGAAATAAAGCATTACCACCAACAATTGGTTTTGATGCTCCCCGAACATTCGAAAAATATAATGAAGAGATTTTAGCTTTTGAAGATATCATTCAACAAGAAATAACTCACTATTATCGAGGAACATTGATAAGACTTTTAGAATATCTAGATAGTAAAGATGGACTTTATGATTATTTGAATCCAACAAAGATTGAAACTATTATGAATGATTTAGTGAACAGAATGTCAGAACTTTTAAATGTAGATTTCTCACAAGATGGAATTTTATTAGAAAGTCTTGCCCACCATCTGCCACCACTTCTTAAAAGAATTCATACGAAAAGATACATGTATCATGATTTAAAGGTTGTTATTCCAGAACAAGATCTTTACATATATGAAACTTTAAAAAGAGCTCTTAAAGATATTGATATCTTAAAAGATTTGAAAAATCAAGATGAAAAAGTTTATCTAGCTGTACATTTTATTGTGAGTATGAATAGATTAAAAGAATCATCTTATAAACATATTATTATTGTTTGTAACTATGGTTATGGAACGTCTGCAATGTTAAAAGAAACACTCACAAGTGAATTTCAGGTTAAAGTCATTGATATACTCCCACATTATAAACTATCATCTTTTGGAGAATTTGAAGACGTTGATTATATTGTTTCAACTTTATCATTAAAGAATACTTTTGGTAAAGTAAATATTGTTGTCAATCCACTTTTGACATCACAGGATTATGCGAAATTAGAAGAAGCGGGCCTAATGAGAAAAAAAGTAAATGTAAATTATCATGCATTAGCAAATAAATTATATTTCTTAGAAAAGTCAGAACGTCAAAAAGTCCTTCATATTATTCAAAATGAACTTGGTTATACTGAGACGAAATTGGTAAAACCCATTTATAAAGTGAGTGATTTATTAAGAATGGAATGTATTCAAGTCATAAATCAGAAAATGGATTGGAGAAAATCAATATATGATAGTGCTGAATTGCTTGAAAATCAAGGAATAGTTACACCTGAATATGGTGAGAAAATTGTTACAGAGATTGAAAGAATTGGTTTTTATTGTGTTACTGATGGATTATTTGCTTTATTTCATGGACGTAATGATGATTATGTTTACCGAAGTGGTATGAGTTTGATTGTTAATAAACAGGATATGATTTTTGATGATAAGATTGTTAAAGTGGTTTTTTGTTTGGCAAGTAAAGATAAAAAAGATCAAATTCCAGCCATGATTTTATTAATGAGAATGATTAAGAATACTGATTTTTTGTTGAGAATTGAATCAGCGGTAACATCAAGTGAAGTTTTAACAATCCTAAAAGAATGCGAGAGGAAGGTTTTATAA
- a CDS encoding PTS sugar transporter subunit IIA — MNDIIQSDCILLELDCHSKESVMEQLVLCLEEKGVISQGDDFLKTLLERESIFPTSIGKLIAIPHGISECVKHPSLCIGRLKKPILWDKEKNEYAIFIIMIAVPITNENNIHIQIISYLMRHLMHDEYIEKLLISDKQGILELLKGVDQ, encoded by the coding sequence ATGAATGATATTATACAAAGTGATTGTATTCTTTTAGAATTGGATTGTCATAGTAAGGAATCTGTCATGGAACAATTGGTATTATGTTTAGAAGAAAAAGGAGTTATATCGCAAGGTGATGATTTTTTAAAAACTCTTTTAGAAAGAGAAAGTATTTTTCCAACATCAATAGGAAAACTCATTGCTATACCTCATGGTATTAGTGAATGTGTTAAACATCCAAGTTTATGTATTGGGAGATTAAAAAAACCAATTTTATGGGATAAAGAAAAAAATGAATATGCTATTTTTATTATTATGATTGCTGTTCCTATTACAAATGAAAATAATATTCATATTCAAATTATTTCTTATTTAATGAGGCATTTAATGCATGATGAATATATTGAAAAACTTTTGATTTCAGATAAACAAGGGATATTAGAATTGTTAAAAGGAGTTGATCAGTGA
- a CDS encoding PTS fructose transporter subunit EIIC, which translates to MKKHFIDLKRHLLTGTSHMIPFVVAGGIIFSISIMLNKSAQIPTTGILGDISRIGLAGLNLFIPVLGAYIAFSIADRPGLAPGMIGAYLAQEVQAGFLGGIIAGFIAGIVVKQLKKIELPTTLKSIGTIFLYPLGGTLITGGIVIWGIGAPIAWIMQCLTNWLAQLSDIGKIPLGMILGGMTAFDMGGPINKVATLFAQTQVDSLPYLMGGVGVAICVPPLGLGLATLLAPHKYSDDERQAGKGALLMGCVGITEGAIPFAANDPLRVIPSIVIGAIIGNVSAFLFGVLNHAPWGGLIVLPIVENRLGYIFSVLIGAIVTALLVNFLKSKKIDRKIVEDDFEIEFEQL; encoded by the coding sequence ATGAAAAAACATTTCATTGATTTAAAGAGACATCTTTTAACAGGGACTTCTCATATGATACCTTTTGTTGTAGCAGGTGGAATTATTTTTTCAATATCTATTATGCTTAATAAAAGTGCTCAAATACCAACAACAGGAATATTAGGTGATATTTCTCGAATTGGATTAGCTGGTTTGAATTTGTTTATTCCTGTTTTAGGTGCTTATATTGCATTTAGTATTGCCGATCGACCTGGTTTAGCCCCAGGAATGATTGGCGCTTATTTAGCTCAAGAGGTGCAAGCAGGATTTTTGGGAGGTATTATAGCAGGTTTTATTGCTGGGATTGTTGTTAAACAGTTAAAAAAGATTGAATTACCAACAACATTAAAATCGATTGGTACAATTTTTTTGTATCCATTAGGAGGGACACTCATAACTGGTGGGATTGTCATTTGGGGGATTGGAGCTCCGATTGCATGGATTATGCAATGTTTAACAAATTGGCTAGCTCAGTTAAGTGATATTGGGAAAATCCCTTTAGGAATGATTTTAGGAGGAATGACGGCATTTGATATGGGTGGCCCAATTAATAAAGTTGCAACATTATTTGCTCAAACACAAGTTGATAGTTTACCTTATCTCATGGGTGGAGTTGGAGTTGCGATTTGTGTACCACCTCTTGGACTAGGACTTGCGACTCTTCTAGCACCACATAAATATAGTGATGATGAAAGACAGGCAGGGAAAGGTGCTCTTTTAATGGGATGTGTTGGCATTACTGAAGGAGCAATTCCATTTGCTGCAAATGATCCACTAAGAGTGATACCATCAATTGTCATTGGAGCTATTATTGGAAATGTTTCAGCATTTCTATTTGGTGTTTTAAATCATGCACCATGGGGAGGGTTAATAGTTCTTCCCATTGTTGAAAATAGACTTGGTTATATTTTCTCGGTATTGATAGGAGCCATTGTTACAGCTCTTCTCGTTAATTTTTTAAAGAGCAAGAAGATTGATAGAAAAATAGTTGAAGATGATTTTGAAATAGAGTTTGAGCAATTATAA
- a CDS encoding PTS fructose-like transporter subunit IIB produces MKIVGVTSCPSGVAHTYLAAEALVLSGEKYGIKVIIETQGGAGIENELSDQDIEEAACVILSNDIFIQKCERFIGKKVVKFSVSDIIKKSDAIILKIKDAFID; encoded by the coding sequence ATGAAAATTGTTGGCGTTACATCATGCCCATCAGGTGTTGCACATACATATTTAGCGGCTGAAGCGTTAGTTCTTTCAGGAGAAAAATATGGCATAAAAGTTATTATAGAAACACAAGGAGGCGCAGGAATAGAAAACGAGTTAAGTGATCAGGATATTGAAGAAGCTGCTTGTGTGATTTTATCTAATGATATCTTTATTCAAAAATGTGAACGTTTTATAGGTAAGAAAGTTGTTAAATTCAGTGTTTCTGATATTATAAAAAAATCTGATGCCATTATTTTAAAAATAAAAGATGCTTTCATTGACTAA
- a CDS encoding GH92 family glycosyl hydrolase: MKKKVKIVKGLLAGTLSFTSFSAAAYATVKDVSAVEKEKSYTQYVDPFVSTEVDYGQLFPGSVVPNALVKLSPDTYPHDTLDHAGYDYKKTQIQGFSHTRIEGVGGQGAGGDVLITPTYVQYTARPNSKTRAMSYEKSTEEAKPGYYKAELTPNVGKDDSAKADSSMGKIKAEMTSDQRTGYHRYTFPKAGNVNIMADLNYTYHGTDVRNATLDIIEENNQTTTLGGRFSGKNVGGSGKYTMYFYMETNKATNNVKTWNGKKLTDKKSQTGNDLGAILNFDVEDNETIDVKVSISPISVAQAKIDMHNEIDDWNFDAVYQKADRAWNDVLSKIKIETSKTSDPTGELKQLFYTHLYHMFMTPMNATSTTGTFRGTDGKIHNANDYTHYDSWTLWDDYRKYPMIGLVMPDVYKDMVKSIADALDYGIVTWSHDKQPVPNVRTEHAVALLADGIAKGYTDIDNLERAYEEAKKIANKAITSDVEKLGYFANRVDRTAEYAYDDWALSIIAEALGKKDEAQYYLKRSFNYKNMFRANAVQSPFSDKKLGLLWNKDAQGNWRTDQDPSSYNTGLYQGNMWQYSLYDSNDINGLMELMGGKESLLESLQYLFGEHDPDNGKAMQHNAANEVELHAPYLFNFAGKPAKAQYWIRQIYTGETWNQNYASGATKEKMYKLSPKGYLNTMDDDAGTMAMMFVSAAMGIFPMTPGDPTFQIGSPFFEKVSLDVGGGKTFTIEANNVSPDNMYIQSAKLNGVNFNRTWLDYSEITRGGTLSLEMSDNADTTWAQDGVAAISSSDTVPTSYYDNDPLEYSNATFEESVINDGSIDQSIELKVHGTEFVGDVHEDLTLTNKIVISNVPKGLIAHAVKKTTDTLEINFTGKAEKHNLTDSISNLKVEVNEAATKDKITSIRSVKDNLRIMFNDDTLNYSSTKLKEASTDNGTIVETSTITLTGDAQFKGAHGENFVKTNKVSFTNVPAGLTPVVKKIDAKTVVLSFTGNAKKHDYDVDLALEFNDNAFDGTKANVIKGSALSGMSPFVLDFYRDERTTLKNMIEEAKKLNQRDYTKASYQSLLDCIEEYKGLLDQDKPSEKDIENAVAEINQKLEELKVLVLKKGTMRLEAGKSDSWSGNGLKNEGDYDLGGTYDGAWIAYDSLDFDIYDIKTFDVRYSSASSRVPNDCTMEVRLDAVDGKLIATVPLKNTASGWGTFDISTVDIDSSLLKGQHDVYFVMHGTTDDAHPYTGNIDYMQFNEENVVKELAVHKFEAEAKDDWSGGTLKIEGTDQKNLGGTYNDAWLKYNQYDFDQFNEGEIAIRYAANTNCGDNARVEVYLDQMEGTPISIIDVPITGSWSSYVEVSKTLSNDITGKHDIYFKLKVDSARSNYVANIDWFALKEKTLELKKNKLEAEERDDWSGGNLKIEGDVQKNIGGTYNNAWLKYNQIDFSNLRLGEIAIRYAANTNCGDNAKVEFYLDDMEGIPLSTIEVPITGSWNNYVEVSKELTKKVTGKHDLYVKLKVDPARSHYVANIDWFELRETNTVDKTKLNDLYKKSVVILDNRDMYERISFERVKSYLNEVEDILDNKSVTQTEIDYVMSKLQKSLDLLEYQIISDLDELVTELEKVSGDYTKTSWDTLQSAISVAKNIKKGSDYSVYKTAYDKLINANTQLTLLNRDILKATILRMETVNVDLYKETHKADFVNTLKNAQTLINEKLIEQTDLDKMTEQLNAAYSALELKVIYTELGNLIDSTNQLKEAHYTKESWEKLQTILEQARKVYNNSEASQQEVNDAVDKLEDAIKQLVKVPDVNVDPKPDDKPNIPNMGDKPHNGNINDMNNPQTGDQINIIYFIGLMGLSLLSTLLICKRKKIEK, translated from the coding sequence ATGAAAAAGAAAGTGAAAATTGTAAAGGGATTATTAGCTGGAACATTGTCATTCACTAGTTTTTCGGCGGCTGCTTATGCGACAGTAAAAGATGTATCAGCTGTTGAAAAAGAAAAGAGTTATACCCAATATGTTGATCCATTTGTTTCTACAGAAGTTGATTATGGTCAGTTGTTTCCAGGAAGTGTAGTACCAAATGCTCTTGTGAAATTAAGTCCAGATACTTATCCTCATGATACATTGGATCATGCTGGATATGATTATAAGAAGACTCAGATTCAAGGGTTTTCACATACACGTATTGAAGGTGTAGGAGGGCAAGGTGCTGGTGGAGATGTTTTGATAACACCAACCTATGTACAATATACAGCAAGACCAAATTCAAAAACGCGTGCTATGAGTTATGAGAAGTCAACTGAAGAAGCAAAACCAGGATATTATAAGGCAGAGTTAACACCAAATGTTGGGAAAGATGATAGTGCTAAAGCTGATTCATCAATGGGTAAAATCAAAGCCGAGATGACAAGTGATCAAAGAACTGGATATCATCGATATACATTTCCAAAAGCAGGAAATGTTAATATTATGGCTGATTTAAATTATACATATCATGGAACTGATGTTCGAAATGCAACTTTAGATATTATTGAAGAAAATAATCAAACAACGACTTTAGGTGGTCGATTTAGTGGTAAAAATGTTGGTGGAAGTGGAAAATATACAATGTATTTTTACATGGAAACAAACAAAGCTACAAATAATGTTAAAACTTGGAACGGAAAGAAATTAACTGATAAAAAATCACAAACAGGAAATGATTTAGGAGCTATTTTAAATTTTGATGTTGAAGATAATGAAACAATTGATGTGAAAGTCAGTATTTCTCCAATTAGTGTTGCTCAGGCAAAAATAGATATGCATAATGAAATTGATGATTGGAATTTTGATGCTGTTTATCAAAAAGCAGACAGAGCATGGAATGATGTTTTAAGTAAAATCAAAATTGAAACATCTAAAACAAGTGATCCAACGGGAGAATTAAAACAATTATTTTATACACATTTATATCATATGTTTATGACACCAATGAATGCAACAAGCACAACTGGAACATTTAGAGGAACAGATGGTAAAATTCATAATGCTAATGATTATACACATTATGATTCATGGACTTTATGGGATGATTATCGTAAATATCCAATGATTGGTCTGGTCATGCCAGATGTTTATAAGGATATGGTTAAATCTATTGCTGATGCTTTAGATTATGGGATTGTCACATGGTCTCATGATAAGCAGCCTGTTCCAAATGTTAGAACTGAACATGCAGTTGCATTGTTAGCTGATGGAATCGCAAAAGGATATACTGATATTGATAATCTTGAAAGAGCGTATGAAGAGGCTAAGAAAATTGCAAATAAAGCAATTACAAGTGATGTTGAAAAATTAGGATATTTTGCAAATAGAGTAGACCGAACTGCTGAATATGCGTATGATGACTGGGCGTTATCAATTATAGCTGAAGCATTAGGTAAAAAAGATGAGGCACAATACTATTTAAAAAGATCGTTCAACTATAAAAATATGTTTAGAGCTAATGCCGTACAATCACCATTTAGTGATAAGAAACTTGGTCTGTTATGGAATAAGGATGCTCAAGGAAACTGGCGAACTGATCAAGATCCTTCTAGTTATAATACAGGATTATATCAAGGGAATATGTGGCAATATAGTTTATATGATTCTAATGATATAAATGGTTTAATGGAGTTGATGGGTGGCAAAGAATCGTTGTTAGAATCTTTACAATATTTATTTGGTGAACATGATCCAGATAATGGGAAAGCTATGCAACACAATGCTGCTAATGAAGTTGAATTACATGCTCCATATCTATTCAATTTTGCTGGAAAACCAGCGAAAGCACAATATTGGATTCGCCAGATTTATACTGGAGAAACTTGGAATCAAAACTACGCAAGTGGAGCAACAAAAGAAAAAATGTATAAATTATCTCCAAAAGGTTATTTAAATACAATGGATGATGATGCTGGAACAATGGCTATGATGTTTGTCTCAGCAGCTATGGGTATTTTCCCAATGACTCCAGGGGATCCAACATTCCAAATTGGCTCACCATTCTTTGAAAAAGTATCATTAGACGTTGGTGGTGGAAAAACATTTACAATTGAAGCCAATAATGTTTCTCCAGATAACATGTATATTCAATCCGCTAAACTCAATGGGGTCAACTTCAATCGTACATGGTTAGATTATTCAGAAATTACTCGTGGTGGAACTCTTTCACTTGAAATGAGTGATAATGCTGATACAACATGGGCTCAAGATGGTGTGGCAGCTATTTCTAGTAGTGACACAGTACCTACATCATATTATGATAATGATCCTTTAGAATATTCGAATGCAACATTTGAAGAATCAGTCATTAATGATGGAAGTATTGATCAAAGTATAGAATTAAAAGTTCATGGAACTGAATTTGTAGGAGATGTTCATGAGGATTTGACTTTAACAAATAAGATTGTCATTTCTAATGTTCCAAAAGGACTCATTGCTCATGCAGTAAAAAAGACCACTGATACTCTTGAAATTAACTTTACTGGAAAAGCAGAAAAACATAATTTAACTGATAGTATTAGTAATCTTAAAGTTGAAGTGAATGAAGCAGCAACAAAAGATAAGATAACAAGTATTCGTTCAGTCAAGGATAATTTAAGAATTATGTTTAATGATGACACATTAAATTATTCAAGTACAAAATTAAAAGAGGCTTCAACTGATAATGGAACAATTGTTGAAACATCAACAATTACATTAACTGGTGATGCTCAATTTAAAGGTGCTCATGGTGAAAACTTTGTTAAAACAAATAAAGTTTCATTTACAAATGTACCAGCAGGATTAACTCCAGTTGTAAAAAAGATTGATGCAAAAACTGTGGTTTTAAGTTTTACTGGAAATGCTAAAAAGCATGACTATGATGTTGATTTGGCATTAGAATTTAACGATAATGCATTTGATGGTACAAAAGCAAATGTTATTAAAGGAAGTGCACTTTCAGGTATGAGTCCATTTGTTTTGGATTTCTATAGAGATGAAAGAACAACTCTTAAAAATATGATAGAAGAAGCAAAAAAATTAAATCAAAGAGATTATACAAAGGCTTCTTATCAATCATTATTAGACTGCATTGAAGAATACAAAGGTTTATTAGATCAAGACAAACCAAGTGAAAAAGATATTGAAAATGCAGTGGCAGAAATTAATCAGAAGTTAGAAGAATTAAAAGTTTTGGTTCTTAAAAAAGGAACAATGAGATTAGAAGCTGGTAAAAGTGATAGTTGGTCTGGTAATGGACTGAAGAATGAAGGAGATTATGATCTTGGTGGAACTTATGATGGAGCATGGATTGCTTATGATTCACTTGATTTTGATATTTATGATATTAAAACATTTGATGTTAGATATTCCTCAGCAAGTAGTAGAGTTCCAAATGATTGTACAATGGAAGTTCGTTTAGATGCAGTAGATGGTAAGTTAATTGCAACTGTTCCATTAAAGAATACAGCTTCTGGCTGGGGAACATTTGACATTTCTACAGTTGATATTGATTCATCATTGTTAAAAGGTCAGCATGATGTTTACTTTGTTATGCATGGAACAACTGATGATGCTCATCCATATACAGGTAATATAGATTATATGCAATTTAATGAAGAAAATGTTGTTAAAGAATTGGCAGTTCATAAATTTGAAGCAGAAGCAAAAGATGACTGGAGTGGTGGAACACTTAAAATTGAAGGAACTGATCAAAAGAATTTAGGTGGAACTTATAATGATGCATGGTTAAAATATAATCAATATGATTTTGATCAGTTTAATGAAGGTGAAATTGCTATTCGTTATGCTGCAAATACAAATTGTGGTGATAATGCAAGAGTAGAAGTGTATTTAGATCAGATGGAAGGAACGCCTATTTCTATAATTGATGTTCCCATTACAGGATCTTGGAGTAGTTATGTAGAGGTTTCAAAAACTTTGAGTAATGATATTACTGGAAAACATGATATTTATTTTAAATTAAAAGTTGATTCAGCTCGTAGTAATTATGTTGCTAATATTGATTGGTTTGCTTTAAAAGAAAAGACTTTAGAGTTAAAGAAAAATAAATTAGAAGCTGAAGAAAGAGATGATTGGAGTGGTGGAAATCTTAAAATAGAGGGTGATGTTCAAAAAAATATAGGAGGAACTTATAACAATGCATGGTTAAAGTATAACCAAATTGATTTTAGTAACTTACGACTTGGAGAAATCGCAATTCGCTATGCTGCAAATACAAATTGTGGTGATAATGCAAAGGTAGAGTTCTATCTTGATGATATGGAAGGAATTCCTCTTTCTACAATTGAGGTTCCTATTACAGGATCATGGAATAATTATGTAGAAGTTTCAAAAGAATTAACAAAAAAAGTTACTGGAAAGCATGATTTATATGTTAAATTAAAGGTTGACCCAGCACGTAGTCATTATGTGGCTAATATTGATTGGTTTGAATTAAGGGAAACAAATACTGTTGATAAAACGAAATTAAACGATTTATATAAAAAATCTGTTGTCATTCTTGATAACAGAGATATGTATGAACGTATAAGTTTTGAAAGAGTAAAAAGTTATTTAAATGAAGTTGAAGATATTCTTGATAACAAATCAGTCACACAAACTGAAATAGATTATGTAATGAGTAAATTACAGAAATCATTAGATTTATTAGAGTATCAGATTATTAGTGACTTAGACGAATTAGTTACAGAGTTAGAAAAGGTATCTGGTGATTACACAAAGACAAGTTGGGATACGCTTCAATCAGCAATAAGTGTTGCTAAGAATATAAAAAAAGGTAGTGATTATTCAGTTTATAAAACAGCATATGATAAGCTTATCAATGCAAATACTCAATTGACATTATTGAATAGAGATATCTTAAAAGCAACAATTCTAAGAATGGAAACAGTGAATGTGGATTTGTATAAAGAAACGCATAAAGCTGACTTTGTAAATACTTTAAAAAATGCACAAACATTGATAAATGAAAAATTAATAGAACAAACAGATTTAGATAAAATGACTGAACAATTAAATGCAGCTTACTCAGCATTAGAATTAAAAGTTATTTATACTGAATTAGGTAATTTAATTGATTCAACAAATCAATTAAAAGAAGCACATTATACAAAAGAGAGTTGGGAAAAACTTCAAACTATCTTAGAACAAGCTAGAAAAGTCTATAATAATTCTGAAGCTTCACAACAAGAGGTCAATGATGCTGTAGATAAATTAGAAGATGCAATAAAACAGTTGGTAAAAGTTCCTGATGTAAATGTTGACCCAAAACCTGATGATAAACCAAATATACCAAATATGGGAGATAAGCCTCATAATGGTAACATAAATGATATGAATAATCCTCAAACTGGAGATCAAATAAATATCATTTACTTTATAGGATTAATGGGATTATCTTTATTGTCTACTTTACTTATTTGTAAAAGAAAGAAAATTGAAAAGTAA